One genomic window of Streptomyces sp. NBC_01498 includes the following:
- a CDS encoding lipopolysaccharide biosynthesis protein codes for MARGEGRPAAYAAPGPAAGDARAPSDAKDGPGDLRDRGDSMFRNAYALMLSTGVSAALGLGFWLVAARHYTDEAVGQGSAAIAAMRLLASLTATTMIGAVVRYVPRAGRATGALVWRVYAVSSAVVCLACVVFLLTLDLWGASYAPLGGLTAGLLFTASCVGWALLTLQDGVLTGLRRAFWVPVGNAAFSLGKLLLLVAFATALPVLGVFVSWAAAIALSVLPLGWLVFRRLIPRQAAADRDREPPRTAEIGRFLAGDSVGALFSLAMINLLPVMVAVRFDAAHNAYFYTAYTVGGTMEFMAINMASSLTAHASHSPERLAEGVRGALRRMTVLLVPVVLVLVVFAPRILAPFGADYAEHGSTVLRLLAAAALPRVVVELYIGVLRVQGRTGMLAALQGAMCVSVLGSAVLLLGPAGISGAGLAMLLSMTLVALFAAPGLRSALRGRGEHGNGRRDGSPAQGRGREQGRGRAEEYGTTWAREAAERGRRRGGGPLDATEEAAYRAAWARGTTYAPSGYDTATPAFGLPVHIPPKAAAPAEERFGSEGHVEPPEPAPASGPRGKGPGAALALWPLLLLAAGLFWVPLRDAAELGAGPVPGARLLAALPPWSLGGGVLLVVVQCAAVALVRSRPLLLAAGTLALFGALHGAPALLGVRPPALAGPGHRPLVDALAQLPWPEKVLDRLPTTLPISGSLDPPGLLPVLLPLLLPVLLQVLCLGSAAVVLRAARLDGRVVASVVWVLAVAGWAAQRAFADVAVPVSLGLLGLAATAVLARITIGKSRTRS; via the coding sequence ATGGCGCGTGGGGAGGGCCGCCCGGCGGCGTACGCCGCGCCGGGTCCGGCGGCCGGTGACGCGCGTGCGCCCTCGGACGCGAAGGACGGGCCCGGCGACTTACGCGACCGCGGCGACTCGATGTTCCGCAACGCGTACGCGTTGATGCTCTCCACCGGTGTCTCCGCCGCCCTCGGTCTCGGCTTCTGGCTGGTCGCCGCCCGCCACTACACCGACGAGGCCGTCGGCCAGGGCTCCGCCGCCATCGCCGCCATGCGGCTGCTGGCATCCCTGACCGCGACCACCATGATCGGCGCGGTGGTGCGTTACGTGCCCCGGGCCGGGCGGGCGACCGGGGCGCTCGTGTGGCGGGTGTACGCGGTCAGTTCGGCCGTCGTCTGCCTCGCCTGTGTGGTCTTCCTGCTGACCCTCGACCTGTGGGGCGCCTCTTACGCGCCGCTCGGCGGCCTCACCGCCGGGCTGCTGTTCACCGCGTCCTGCGTCGGCTGGGCGCTGCTGACCCTCCAGGACGGGGTACTGACCGGGCTACGGCGGGCGTTCTGGGTGCCGGTCGGCAACGCCGCGTTCTCCCTCGGCAAGCTGCTGCTTCTCGTCGCGTTCGCCACGGCGCTGCCCGTCCTCGGTGTCTTCGTCTCCTGGGCGGCGGCCATCGCCCTGTCCGTACTGCCGCTCGGCTGGCTGGTGTTCCGGCGGCTGATTCCCCGTCAGGCCGCCGCCGACCGGGACCGGGAGCCGCCGCGTACGGCCGAGATCGGGCGGTTCCTGGCCGGTGACTCGGTCGGCGCGCTGTTCAGCCTGGCGATGATCAACCTGCTGCCGGTGATGGTGGCCGTCCGCTTCGACGCGGCGCACAACGCGTACTTCTACACCGCCTACACCGTCGGCGGCACGATGGAGTTCATGGCCATCAACATGGCCTCCTCCCTGACCGCGCACGCCTCGCACTCCCCCGAGCGGCTGGCCGAGGGCGTACGGGGGGCGCTGCGCCGCATGACCGTCCTGCTGGTGCCCGTGGTGCTGGTCCTGGTGGTCTTCGCGCCGCGGATCCTGGCGCCCTTCGGGGCCGACTACGCCGAGCACGGGTCGACGGTGCTGCGCCTGCTGGCCGCCGCCGCGCTGCCGCGTGTGGTGGTGGAGTTGTACATCGGCGTGCTGCGTGTCCAGGGCCGTACGGGCATGCTCGCCGCGCTCCAGGGCGCGATGTGCGTGTCCGTCCTCGGCAGCGCGGTGCTGCTGCTCGGTCCCGCCGGGATCTCCGGGGCGGGGCTGGCGATGCTGCTGTCCATGACGCTGGTGGCGCTGTTCGCGGCGCCGGGGCTGCGGTCGGCGCTGCGCGGTCGCGGGGAGCACGGAAACGGCCGACGGGACGGGAGCCCCGCACAGGGCCGGGGGCGCGAACAGGGCCGGGGCCGCGCGGAGGAGTACGGGACGACGTGGGCGCGCGAGGCCGCCGAGCGGGGCCGGCGGCGGGGCGGCGGGCCGCTGGACGCGACGGAGGAGGCCGCGTACCGGGCGGCGTGGGCGCGGGGGACGACGTACGCGCCGAGCGGGTACGACACGGCGACCCCGGCCTTCGGGCTGCCCGTGCACATACCGCCGAAGGCCGCCGCCCCGGCGGAGGAGCGTTTCGGGTCGGAGGGGCACGTCGAGCCGCCGGAGCCCGCGCCGGCCAGCGGGCCGCGCGGAAAGGGGCCCGGCGCGGCCCTCGCGCTGTGGCCGCTGCTCCTCCTGGCCGCCGGGCTGTTCTGGGTCCCCCTGCGGGACGCGGCGGAGCTCGGCGCCGGGCCGGTGCCGGGGGCCCGGCTGCTCGCGGCGCTGCCGCCGTGGTCCCTCGGGGGCGGAGTGCTGCTGGTCGTGGTCCAGTGCGCGGCCGTGGCGCTCGTACGGTCGCGTCCGCTGCTGCTCGCCGCCGGGACACTGGCGTTGTTCGGCGCGCTGCACGGCGCCCCGGCGCTGCTCGGTGTACGGCCCCCGGCGCTCGCCGGCCCCGGGCATCGGCCCCTCGTCGACGCGCTCGCCCAACTGCCTTGGCCGGAAAAGGTGTTGGACCGCCTCCCGACCACCCTGCCGATTTCCGGGTCACTTGACCCGCCGGGCCTCCTGCCGGTCCTGCTCCCCCTCCTGCTCCCGGTCCTGCTGCAAGTGCTCTGCCTGGGGTCGGCCGCCGTCGTACTCCGCGCCGCACGCCTGGACGGGCGGGTCGTGGCGTCGGTGGTCTGGGTGCTCGCGGTGGCGGGTTGGGCGGCGCAGCGCGCCTTCGCGGACGTCGCCGTGCCGGTCTCGCTGGGGCTGCTGGGCCTTGCCGCCACCGCCGTACTCGCCCGTATCACCATCGGGAAGTCCCGCACGCGGAGCTGA
- a CDS encoding lamin tail domain-containing protein, whose amino-acid sequence MSTVTTSGTWPSMTANPPNLEGLSTSNVRWGIPAGSGKSGYVFTGSTTDVVTDGTEFVIGTFTHQNFPIQSNGVNRFEVDLSVGVAFEAGLSKNFSFRFRHNETPNDGPNPEDIVDLPTTVSPETVTIDGTEYAVVITGFKQGGNIVTQFISAENGANSGDIVAVLARTGAPDIAITTVRYKGDVKYTQADEYVEIINRGTAPGDISGFVLGADDRGQDFTFPPGTVLQPGRRIRVYTNEVHPEWGGFNYGSGRPIWNDKGDSAALVDPAGNRVSTYGYGTAARP is encoded by the coding sequence ATGTCCACCGTCACCACGAGCGGCACGTGGCCGTCGATGACCGCCAACCCGCCGAACCTCGAAGGGCTCAGCACCAGCAACGTCCGCTGGGGTATCCCCGCGGGCAGCGGCAAGAGCGGTTACGTGTTCACCGGCAGCACCACGGATGTCGTCACCGACGGAACCGAGTTCGTGATCGGGACGTTCACCCACCAGAACTTCCCGATCCAGTCCAACGGTGTCAACCGGTTCGAGGTCGACCTGTCGGTCGGCGTCGCCTTCGAGGCCGGTCTCTCGAAGAACTTCAGCTTCCGCTTCCGCCACAACGAGACCCCCAACGACGGGCCCAACCCCGAGGACATCGTCGATCTGCCGACCACCGTCTCCCCCGAGACCGTGACCATCGACGGCACCGAATACGCGGTCGTCATCACCGGTTTCAAGCAGGGCGGCAACATCGTCACCCAGTTCATCAGCGCGGAGAACGGCGCCAACAGCGGGGACATCGTCGCCGTGCTCGCCCGCACCGGCGCGCCCGACATCGCCATCACCACGGTCCGGTACAAGGGCGACGTCAAGTACACCCAGGCCGACGAATACGTGGAGATCATCAACCGGGGCACCGCACCCGGTGACATCTCCGGCTTCGTCCTCGGCGCCGACGACCGCGGCCAGGACTTCACCTTCCCGCCCGGCACCGTCCTCCAGCCCGGCCGGCGCATCCGCGTCTACACCAACGAGGTCCACCCCGAGTGGGGCGGCTTCAACTACGGCAGCGGCCGGCCCATCTGGAACGACAAGGGCGACAGCGCGGCGCTGGTCGACCCGGCCGGAAACCGCGTCTCCACCTACGGCTACGGCACCGCCGCGAGACCGTGA